In a single window of the Limnochorda sp. L945t genome:
- a CDS encoding HAD family hydrolase, whose protein sequence is MPSQQSVSGPVEAIIFDIGDTLLGFPVASWDEVDRASIDALRSAMEQSPQRAGAIGAARDGLPPDETLLALYREVVEALNRAALPELKEVPARRVLEQMLRRLGITAGDAELDRLERAWAAPRLTIRRLYPEVPRVLAGLRRHGVRLGVISNIWLSGGIVREHLDSLGLMEPFEAVVLSSEVGYVKPHPVLFSMALEQMGVKPAASWYVGDNPHADVAGAKAVGMRAALVKRPPQLRFHPSPPPDDRPYTGPSPDLVLSDLTGLLSLVEGSRPLSERAPGVPHAG, encoded by the coding sequence GTGCCGTCGCAGCAATCTGTCTCGGGGCCCGTGGAGGCCATCATCTTCGACATCGGAGACACGCTGTTGGGGTTTCCCGTGGCGTCCTGGGACGAGGTGGACCGTGCGAGCATCGACGCCCTGCGATCGGCCATGGAGCAGAGCCCTCAGCGCGCCGGGGCGATCGGAGCCGCGCGGGACGGCCTACCCCCGGATGAAACGCTGCTCGCCCTCTATCGCGAAGTCGTGGAGGCGCTCAACCGGGCAGCCCTGCCGGAGCTCAAGGAGGTGCCGGCTCGCCGCGTTCTGGAGCAGATGCTGCGCCGCCTCGGGATCACGGCGGGCGACGCCGAGCTCGATCGCCTGGAGCGGGCATGGGCCGCTCCACGGCTGACCATCCGGCGGCTCTACCCGGAGGTGCCCCGGGTGCTCGCCGGGCTGCGTCGGCACGGGGTCCGCCTCGGCGTCATCTCCAACATCTGGCTGAGCGGCGGCATCGTCCGCGAGCACCTGGATTCCTTGGGGCTGATGGAGCCTTTCGAGGCGGTGGTGCTCTCTTCGGAGGTCGGCTACGTCAAGCCCCATCCCGTGCTTTTCTCCATGGCGCTGGAGCAGATGGGCGTGAAGCCGGCTGCCAGCTGGTACGTGGGGGACAACCCCCACGCAGACGTGGCCGGGGCCAAAGCGGTCGGTATGCGCGCGGCCCTGGTAAAGCGACCGCCGCAACTCCGTTTCCACCCGTCGCCCCCGCCCGACGACCGTCCCTACACCGGGCCTTCGCCGGACCTGGTTCTTTCGGATCTCACCGGGCTGCTCTCGCTCGTCGAGGGAAGCCGGCCCCTTTCCGAGCGGGCGCCGGGCGTACCGCACGCCGGCTGA
- a CDS encoding GAF domain-containing sensor histidine kinase produces the protein MARAGATLTASEVASRQGQRAHRAEPVVDRLQRQLRDFFWALPLVVTGLAALHQAWLYAVLRSLAPRWHPWAQLAIYGLTGVVVAWVGMRWLVDAVERRDRAEAELRRAYADLQVTHRQLLALHELGKRTASAVDVQEVLTLAARVPVETLDARGTAVVYFDPAQSRANLEVTWNLSDAASARLRRVVDAGLASEACRQCQALTANINDRCPLLDPLRPIAAEEDIGGVICLPLSVGQDRVGVLATYLRAGEAPDVDRVRMLNILATELAPALEGARLRSRLVASVNSARQTADTPQDLYGVLDRALSIMMEGWNADAGAILLSAGEPPAWDARTQRNFGELGGERFALALRLAGLARERRAPVVIPRMRAPHGLRSIAAIPLEAEGQVLGVAVMASEVDGQFALHQTDVLEALGANLALVIRNAQLYHRLREMAVLEERYRISREIHDGLAQTLGYLGLQVDRVRSLLQRGQYHDAAQEVGALHEVIREAYLDVRETIDHLRVSAEGEGGIVGALERLARDFTQRSGITVRTRLEAKDASLAPEVELHLLRIAQEALTNVRKHSGARHVEMGLTRDERFVELSIADAGRGFDPAALPPSHHHGLASMRERAAICGGQLSIVTGPGKGTRVVVRMPTMGGHSDGSTRARRG, from the coding sequence TTGGCAAGAGCGGGGGCGACGCTCACCGCAAGCGAAGTGGCGTCCAGGCAGGGCCAGCGGGCGCATCGGGCGGAACCGGTGGTGGACCGGCTCCAGCGACAGCTTCGCGACTTCTTCTGGGCGCTTCCCCTGGTCGTGACGGGCCTGGCGGCGCTGCACCAGGCGTGGCTGTACGCGGTGCTGCGGAGCCTCGCACCCCGCTGGCACCCCTGGGCCCAGCTCGCCATCTATGGTCTCACCGGAGTGGTGGTCGCCTGGGTCGGGATGCGTTGGCTGGTCGACGCCGTGGAGCGGCGCGACCGGGCAGAGGCTGAGCTGCGCCGGGCGTACGCCGATCTGCAGGTGACACACAGGCAGCTGCTGGCCTTGCACGAGCTCGGCAAGCGCACCGCGTCGGCGGTCGACGTCCAGGAAGTCCTGACCCTGGCGGCTCGCGTGCCGGTAGAAACCCTGGATGCCAGGGGAACGGCCGTCGTCTACTTCGACCCGGCCCAGTCCCGAGCCAACCTGGAAGTCACATGGAACTTGAGCGACGCCGCTTCGGCCCGCCTGCGCCGGGTCGTCGACGCCGGGCTCGCGTCGGAGGCCTGCCGGCAGTGCCAGGCGCTCACCGCCAACATCAACGACCGCTGCCCGTTGCTCGATCCCTTGCGCCCTATCGCGGCAGAGGAAGACATCGGGGGGGTCATCTGCCTGCCCCTGAGCGTCGGCCAGGATCGGGTCGGGGTGCTGGCGACTTATCTCCGGGCAGGGGAGGCGCCGGACGTCGACAGGGTCCGGATGCTCAACATCCTGGCCACCGAACTGGCTCCGGCGCTGGAGGGGGCGCGCCTGCGGTCGCGCCTGGTCGCCTCGGTCAACTCGGCGCGCCAGACCGCCGATACGCCCCAGGACCTCTACGGCGTGTTGGATCGCGCCCTGAGCATCATGATGGAGGGGTGGAATGCGGACGCCGGCGCCATCCTCTTGAGCGCCGGAGAGCCGCCGGCGTGGGACGCGCGCACCCAGCGCAACTTCGGGGAACTGGGTGGTGAGCGCTTCGCCCTGGCTTTGCGCTTGGCCGGACTCGCCCGGGAGCGCCGGGCTCCCGTGGTCATCCCCCGCATGCGGGCACCGCATGGACTGCGCTCCATCGCCGCCATTCCCCTGGAGGCCGAGGGCCAGGTGCTCGGAGTCGCCGTGATGGCCTCCGAGGTGGATGGGCAGTTCGCGCTCCACCAGACCGACGTGCTGGAGGCGCTGGGCGCCAACCTGGCGCTCGTCATCCGCAACGCCCAGCTCTACCACCGGTTGAGGGAGATGGCGGTGCTCGAGGAGCGGTATCGGATTTCCCGGGAAATCCACGACGGGCTCGCCCAGACGTTGGGCTACCTCGGGCTCCAGGTGGACCGGGTCCGAAGCTTGCTCCAGAGGGGCCAGTACCACGACGCCGCCCAGGAGGTGGGCGCACTCCACGAGGTGATCCGTGAGGCGTACCTGGACGTGAGGGAGACGATCGATCACCTCCGGGTCAGCGCCGAGGGAGAAGGAGGCATCGTGGGAGCTCTCGAGCGCCTGGCCCGGGACTTCACCCAACGCTCCGGCATCACGGTGCGGACCCGGCTGGAGGCCAAAGACGCCTCCCTTGCTCCCGAGGTCGAGCTGCACCTGCTGCGGATCGCCCAGGAGGCCCTCACCAACGTCCGCAAGCACTCAGGGGCACGGCACGTCGAGATGGGCCTCACCCGCGACGAGCGCTTTGTCGAGCTCAGCATCGCCGACGCAGGCCGCGGCTTCGACCCGGCGGCCCTGCCTCCTTCTCACCATCACGGCCTTGCTTCCATGCGAGAGCGCGCGGCCATCTGCGGCGGGCAGCTCAGCATCGTGACCGGACCCGGCAAGGGGACGCGCGTCGTCGTCCGCATGCCGACGATGGGAGGCCACAGCGATGGCAGTACGCGTGCTCGTCGCGGATGA
- a CDS encoding response regulator transcription factor, with amino-acid sequence MAVRVLVADDHALFREGLRRILASYPDIEVVATAANGREAVEMAGRLRPDVVLMDVRMPEMGGVQATASIRTALPDSQVIVLTVSDQDEDLFGAIRAGARGYLLKNVGEEELVEAIRRVSQGEAMLSPSLAVRLLDEMAGRRESGPEDAQGLTQRESEILALASQGLTNREIADRLHLSIHTVKTHVRHILDKLHVRNRAQAAALASGGAPPPRPDRRNPSG; translated from the coding sequence ATGGCAGTACGCGTGCTCGTCGCGGATGACCATGCCCTTTTCCGCGAGGGCCTGCGCCGCATCCTGGCGAGCTACCCCGATATCGAGGTCGTAGCCACCGCCGCCAACGGCCGCGAGGCGGTGGAGATGGCCGGCCGCTTGCGCCCGGACGTCGTGTTGATGGACGTCCGCATGCCAGAGATGGGGGGGGTCCAGGCCACCGCCTCGATCCGGACGGCGCTCCCGGACAGCCAGGTGATCGTCCTCACCGTCTCCGACCAGGACGAGGACCTGTTCGGCGCCATCCGTGCGGGGGCTCGAGGGTATCTGCTGAAGAACGTGGGGGAAGAGGAACTGGTCGAGGCGATCCGCCGTGTGAGCCAGGGAGAGGCGATGCTCTCCCCCTCCCTGGCGGTCCGCCTCCTGGACGAGATGGCAGGGCGCAGGGAATCCGGCCCTGAAGACGCGCAAGGGCTCACGCAGCGGGAGTCCGAGATCCTCGCCCTGGCCAGTCAAGGGCTCACCAACCGGGAGATCGCGGATCGCCTCCACCTTTCCATCCACACCGTGAAGACCCACGTCCGTCACATTCTGGACAAGCTCCACGTGCGCAACCGCGCCCAGGCCGCCGCCCTGGCATCCGGTGGAGCGCCGCCTCCGCGTCCCGACAGGCGTAATCCATCCGGGTGA
- a CDS encoding SCO family protein, translating to MVLAGLAWFALARPLTVAPRLGVAPVFELIDQQGRTVTHRAFEGRPVLYSFFPASAEDATAVTMARQLQALQRRLSQDADRRERLRLVTVSVRPEHDDPARLAAFARRLDADPSIWQFLTGPGLAVKLMVGTGFGVYYDARAQAPAGVVYDPRYVLVDGQGLIRGIYSGPRLDAERLLRDLDLVLQEARAEGAARLAYEAAHLFLCYPR from the coding sequence TTGGTACTGGCGGGGCTGGCCTGGTTCGCGCTGGCCCGGCCGTTGACGGTGGCGCCCCGTCTGGGGGTGGCGCCCGTGTTCGAACTGATCGACCAGCAGGGCCGTACGGTCACCCACCGGGCTTTCGAGGGCCGGCCGGTGCTCTACTCCTTCTTCCCCGCCTCGGCGGAAGACGCCACGGCCGTCACGATGGCGAGGCAACTGCAGGCCCTGCAGCGCCGGCTCTCGCAGGATGCGGATCGGCGGGAGCGGCTCCGCCTCGTCACGGTGAGCGTGCGTCCGGAGCACGACGACCCGGCCAGGCTTGCCGCGTTCGCCCGGCGGCTCGATGCGGACCCGTCCATCTGGCAGTTCCTGACCGGCCCGGGCCTGGCGGTCAAGCTCATGGTCGGCACGGGATTCGGGGTTTACTACGACGCCCGCGCGCAGGCGCCCGCCGGGGTGGTCTACGACCCGCGCTACGTCCTGGTCGACGGGCAGGGGCTCATCCGCGGTATCTACTCCGGGCCCCGGCTCGACGCCGAGAGGCTCCTGCGCGACCTCGACCTGGTGCTGCAAGAGGCTCGGGCAGAGGGAGCAGCCCGGCTCGCATACGAGGCTGCCCACCTCTTCCTCTGCTACCCGCGCTGA
- a CDS encoding cytochrome c oxidase subunit II codes for MYIELYEKRWMVLTGVALAVMFLAIVGSVFGAGIQVPGVYGQVNPARLPNTPPFDQPGVRQLGPGRYEATVIAHIWAYSPNEIRVPAGATVTFNLTSRDVIHGFRIEGTNVNTMVIPGQIARVTHTFKKPGTYLFLCHEYCGVGHQNMFGRVIVE; via the coding sequence ATGTACATCGAGCTGTACGAGAAGCGCTGGATGGTCCTGACGGGGGTCGCGCTGGCCGTCATGTTCCTGGCCATCGTAGGATCGGTCTTCGGGGCGGGCATCCAGGTGCCCGGCGTTTACGGCCAGGTCAACCCTGCCCGGCTTCCCAACACCCCTCCCTTCGATCAGCCGGGCGTGCGCCAGCTTGGCCCGGGACGCTACGAAGCCACCGTCATCGCGCACATCTGGGCTTACTCCCCCAATGAGATCCGGGTACCCGCCGGTGCCACGGTCACCTTCAACCTGACGAGCCGGGACGTCATCCACGGCTTCCGCATCGAGGGCACCAACGTCAATACCATGGTGATCCCCGGCCAGATCGCCCGGGTGACCCATACCTTCAAGAAGCCCGGGACGTACCTCTTCTTGTGCCACGAGTACTGCGGCGTCGGGCACCAGAACATGTTCGGGCGGGTCATCGTCGAGTGA
- a CDS encoding cbb3-type cytochrome c oxidase subunit I, with translation MSQPERRLVAWFLYVAMLALSIGATLGPFQALEHAGINLYPYLAPFIRSYYQGLSIHGVFNVLVWTTFFISGFLTFATMSGLKHPLYSLKLGWITFWIMIAGIGLTGWALFSDNATVMFTSYPPLKAHPAYYLGLTLVVVGTWLVSANIFLTYRAWRRDHPTERTPLATFGALATFVMWDIASLGIAAEFLTLLIPASFGITQGTDPLLARAFFWFTGHPIVYFWLLPAYVSWYAMVPKQAGGKLFSDPLARLALVLFIPFSIPVGLHHQFTDPGISEAWKMVHAALTFVVFFPSALTAFTLLASLENAGRARGGRGWFGWFFKLRWDDPAVAAQVLAMLLFAAGGVSGIINASYDLNLMVHNTAWVPGHFHLTVGSGVTLTFMGISYWLIPYLTGRKLWSRRVALWQAWTWFAGMLLLGRGLHWLGLLGAPRRTMLGAAAYRALNPEWGLPSLLVGVGGGILAVSLYLYLVEMAATIWFSREPADIEVPEAEAVSGPEHAPFLLERWRVWIGAAVVLTAIGYVPTVVQLLAHFNPVASLRVW, from the coding sequence GTGTCACAACCGGAGCGCCGCCTCGTGGCCTGGTTCCTGTACGTGGCCATGCTGGCGCTGTCCATCGGGGCCACGCTGGGGCCCTTCCAGGCGCTGGAGCACGCGGGCATCAACCTGTACCCGTACCTCGCCCCCTTCATCCGCTCCTACTACCAGGGGCTGAGCATCCACGGGGTCTTCAACGTGCTCGTGTGGACCACGTTCTTCATCAGCGGCTTCCTCACGTTCGCCACGATGAGCGGCCTCAAGCACCCCCTTTACAGCCTCAAGCTGGGTTGGATCACGTTCTGGATCATGATCGCCGGCATCGGCCTCACCGGGTGGGCCCTTTTCAGCGATAACGCGACGGTCATGTTCACGAGCTACCCGCCTCTCAAAGCTCACCCTGCCTACTACCTCGGGTTGACGCTGGTCGTCGTGGGCACGTGGCTGGTCTCGGCCAACATCTTCCTCACCTACCGGGCCTGGCGCCGTGATCACCCCACGGAGCGCACGCCGCTTGCGACCTTCGGAGCCCTCGCCACGTTCGTCATGTGGGACATCGCGAGCCTCGGGATCGCAGCCGAGTTCCTGACACTGCTCATCCCCGCCTCGTTCGGGATCACGCAAGGTACCGACCCGCTGCTGGCACGGGCCTTCTTCTGGTTCACCGGGCACCCCATCGTCTACTTCTGGCTCCTGCCGGCCTACGTCTCCTGGTACGCCATGGTGCCCAAGCAGGCAGGCGGTAAGCTGTTCAGCGATCCGCTGGCCAGGCTGGCGCTGGTCTTGTTCATCCCCTTCTCCATACCGGTAGGGCTGCATCACCAGTTCACCGACCCCGGCATCTCCGAGGCCTGGAAGATGGTACACGCGGCCCTGACCTTCGTGGTCTTCTTCCCGAGCGCCCTCACCGCGTTCACCCTGCTGGCCTCCCTCGAAAACGCCGGCCGCGCCCGGGGAGGGCGAGGCTGGTTCGGGTGGTTCTTCAAGCTGCGCTGGGACGACCCGGCAGTGGCGGCGCAGGTGCTGGCCATGCTGCTGTTCGCCGCAGGGGGCGTGAGCGGGATCATCAACGCCTCCTACGACCTCAACCTGATGGTGCACAACACGGCGTGGGTGCCCGGGCACTTCCACCTGACGGTGGGATCGGGCGTCACCCTTACGTTCATGGGGATCTCCTACTGGCTCATCCCGTATCTCACCGGCCGCAAGCTGTGGAGCCGGCGGGTGGCGCTGTGGCAGGCCTGGACGTGGTTCGCCGGGATGCTGTTGTTGGGGCGAGGGCTTCACTGGCTGGGCCTGCTCGGGGCGCCCCGGCGGACCATGCTGGGAGCCGCGGCCTATCGGGCGCTCAACCCCGAGTGGGGGCTGCCGTCGCTGCTGGTGGGTGTCGGCGGCGGCATCCTGGCGGTGAGCCTCTACCTCTATCTGGTCGAGATGGCGGCCACGATCTGGTTCTCCAGGGAGCCGGCCGACATCGAGGTACCGGAGGCGGAGGCCGTCTCCGGACCCGAGCACGCGCCCTTCCTGCTCGAGCGCTGGCGGGTCTGGATCGGCGCCGCCGTCGTCCTTACGGCCATCGGCTACGTGCCGACGGTGGTCCAGCTCCTCGCCCACTTCAACCCGGTGGCATCGCTCCGGGTCTGGTAG
- a CDS encoding HD domain-containing phosphohydrolase, with amino-acid sequence MSQRAAKPGAARRVADLPASRAWKRLLDAVRGIDTIRDEPATHRLLTSQAISLLGADGAAVFTVDEGGTIRCAWSEGVSDTYTAAVSRVSHLVPGGRVVRTGRPAVILDARRLERWPRLAELARAEGIRTIGLFPMVLDGRTVAVLAVYHRRVRRYRTWEVRALTAFSYQASLALGGARLFDETRRRAEELQQMYDRVSVAYRQLKAFQEIGMEIASSLDPAQVLRTVARYAAELTGSDAGAVFEYDPQEGVLAVTASHGVEDAFVEGIRRARVRPGDGAIGRAVAERRPVQVADVESEPGYAFLHLTRPQGFRSILAVPMASGEEMVGGLVVWRKEPGLLDRGAVDWLVALAQQSTAAIRNARLFAALERAYDDTLEALTAALDVRDRDTEGHSRRVAALALAIAREMGLPTYALQALYRGGLLHDIGKIGIPDNILHKRGPLDDREWEIMRQHPLLGFRVLEGIQFLRDGATVVLHHHERYDGRGYPMGLQAERIPIIARIFAVADAYDAMTSWRPYRPPIPADQAVEEIVRNSGSQFDPEVVQAFLRVIQAGQAGMGDHRHLPGPASGT; translated from the coding sequence GTGTCCCAGCGCGCTGCAAAGCCGGGCGCCGCCCGCCGGGTCGCCGACCTCCCCGCTTCACGCGCATGGAAGCGTCTGCTCGACGCCGTCCGTGGAATCGATACCATCCGGGATGAGCCCGCTACCCACCGGCTGCTGACGAGCCAGGCGATCTCGCTCTTGGGTGCCGACGGGGCGGCCGTCTTCACCGTCGATGAAGGCGGCACCATCCGGTGCGCCTGGTCGGAGGGGGTTTCGGACACGTACACCGCCGCGGTCAGCCGGGTGAGCCACCTCGTGCCGGGCGGCCGGGTGGTGCGCACGGGGCGGCCGGCGGTGATCCTCGATGCGAGGCGCCTCGAACGGTGGCCGCGCCTGGCGGAGCTCGCCCGGGCGGAGGGGATCCGTACCATCGGGCTGTTTCCGATGGTGCTCGATGGCCGCACCGTAGCCGTACTGGCCGTATACCACCGGCGGGTCCGCCGGTACCGCACCTGGGAGGTGCGGGCGTTGACCGCGTTCTCGTATCAGGCGAGCCTGGCGCTCGGAGGGGCGCGCCTGTTCGACGAAACCCGCCGGCGAGCAGAGGAGCTCCAGCAGATGTACGACCGCGTGTCCGTCGCGTATCGGCAGCTCAAGGCCTTTCAGGAGATCGGCATGGAGATCGCCTCCAGCCTCGACCCTGCCCAGGTATTGCGCACCGTGGCCCGGTACGCCGCCGAACTGACCGGGTCGGATGCCGGCGCCGTCTTCGAATACGATCCCCAGGAGGGGGTGCTGGCCGTCACGGCCAGCCACGGGGTCGAGGACGCCTTCGTCGAGGGTATCCGGCGGGCCCGCGTGCGCCCCGGCGACGGGGCCATCGGCCGTGCGGTGGCCGAGCGGCGGCCCGTACAGGTCGCCGACGTGGAGAGCGAGCCGGGCTACGCCTTCTTGCACCTCACCCGGCCTCAGGGCTTCCGCTCGATTCTGGCGGTGCCCATGGCCTCCGGCGAGGAGATGGTCGGGGGCCTGGTGGTCTGGCGCAAGGAGCCCGGCCTGCTGGATCGGGGCGCCGTCGACTGGTTGGTGGCGCTGGCCCAGCAGTCGACCGCCGCCATTCGCAACGCGAGGCTCTTCGCGGCCCTGGAGCGGGCGTACGACGACACGCTCGAGGCGCTCACCGCGGCTCTCGACGTGCGGGATCGGGATACCGAGGGCCACTCGCGCAGGGTGGCCGCGCTCGCGCTTGCGATCGCCCGCGAGATGGGGCTGCCCACCTACGCCCTGCAGGCGCTTTACCGGGGAGGGCTTCTCCACGACATCGGGAAGATCGGGATCCCGGACAACATCCTCCACAAGAGGGGCCCGCTCGACGACCGGGAGTGGGAGATCATGCGGCAGCATCCTTTGCTGGGCTTCCGCGTGCTGGAGGGGATCCAGTTCCTGAGAGACGGCGCCACCGTGGTGCTGCACCATCACGAGCGCTACGACGGGCGCGGCTACCCCATGGGCCTGCAGGCAGAGCGCATTCCCATCATCGCTCGCATCTTCGCCGTGGCGGACGCCTACGACGCGATGACCTCCTGGAGGCCTTACCGGCCCCCCATCCCGGCGGACCAGGCCGTCGAGGAGATCGTGCGCAACTCGGGGTCGCAGTTCGACCCCGAGGTCGTCCAGGCGTTCTTGCGGGTGATCCAGGCCGGGCAGGCCGGCATGGGCGACCATCGCCATCTCCCAGGCCCTGCCAGCGGCACGTGA
- a CDS encoding Mur ligase family protein — MAGSNGLGRALGAIVQDVPGVVEVIAGDTDPFPGPQAGPVVTGISAHSGRVLPGYLFVAVRGTNTDGHRYIGQALERGARALMVDRPGVLSELRDGRLRGPRAPWVVRVADTSVALAWAAASFYGHPARTLDVVGVTGTVGKTSVSLYLRGLLQAAGRRAGAVGSLGIFKERGHEPSPLTTPDPITLQRALHEMVQEGLSQAVIEVSSHGLMQHRVEAIRLAGGVITEILPFEHAEAHPSFEHYLATKRRFLKLLRPDAFLAYSAHSPHTRAMAELWPRPRRVAFALGEEGAVEDAAWSVVGRIEGASLDGTRVHVRWRAPGRKDTDAVVSLHLLGAHAVHNVLGAAAAALASGLSFERVVEGMGRLRPLPRRMNPIHRGEFTVIDDTTGHPASFEHLFQTLEAIGAPRIVLLVGVRGSRGADINARNGRVIAAWARRLPVAAIVTTESEDAVGPGDRVEPRERDALLGALQDVRVRIVEHRRTLEQAMRTALDIVRPGDLLVFAGAQALNQAASLFWLHERNSRLRGQHLPGSQASSSTCRCSR; from the coding sequence GTGGCCGGCAGCAACGGGCTCGGGCGCGCCCTCGGCGCCATCGTGCAAGACGTCCCCGGCGTCGTCGAAGTGATCGCCGGGGACACGGACCCCTTCCCGGGCCCGCAGGCAGGGCCGGTGGTGACCGGCATCAGCGCGCACTCGGGGCGCGTGCTTCCCGGCTACTTGTTCGTGGCGGTGCGCGGCACGAACACCGATGGCCACCGTTACATCGGGCAGGCGCTGGAGCGGGGCGCCCGTGCCCTCATGGTGGACAGGCCCGGCGTCTTGTCGGAGCTGCGAGATGGGCGGCTCCGAGGGCCCCGGGCGCCGTGGGTGGTGCGGGTCGCGGATACCTCGGTGGCGCTGGCGTGGGCCGCCGCCTCCTTTTACGGGCACCCGGCGCGCACGCTCGACGTGGTCGGCGTGACGGGCACCGTGGGCAAGACGTCCGTCTCGCTCTACCTGAGGGGACTGTTGCAGGCAGCGGGGAGGCGGGCGGGCGCCGTCGGTTCCCTGGGTATCTTCAAAGAGCGGGGACACGAGCCCTCTCCCCTGACCACGCCCGATCCCATCACGTTGCAGCGGGCGCTACACGAGATGGTGCAGGAGGGGCTGTCGCAGGCCGTCATCGAGGTCTCCTCCCACGGCCTCATGCAGCACCGGGTCGAGGCGATCCGGTTGGCCGGGGGCGTGATCACGGAGATCTTGCCCTTCGAACACGCCGAGGCCCATCCGAGCTTCGAGCACTACCTCGCCACCAAGCGCCGCTTCCTGAAGTTGCTGCGGCCGGACGCGTTCCTCGCGTACAGCGCCCACAGCCCTCACACCCGGGCGATGGCGGAGTTGTGGCCCCGGCCGCGGCGAGTAGCCTTCGCTCTGGGAGAGGAGGGCGCCGTCGAGGATGCGGCCTGGTCGGTGGTGGGGCGGATCGAGGGGGCCTCGCTCGACGGGACCCGCGTGCACGTGCGCTGGCGCGCTCCGGGCCGGAAGGACACGGATGCAGTCGTCTCGCTCCACCTGCTGGGTGCCCACGCCGTGCACAACGTGCTGGGCGCGGCTGCGGCGGCGCTCGCCTCGGGCCTTTCCTTCGAACGGGTCGTCGAGGGGATGGGCCGTCTTCGGCCGCTGCCCCGGCGCATGAACCCCATCCACCGCGGCGAGTTCACCGTCATCGACGACACGACGGGCCATCCCGCCAGCTTCGAGCACCTGTTCCAGACGCTCGAGGCCATCGGGGCGCCTCGGATCGTCCTTCTCGTCGGAGTACGGGGCAGCCGGGGCGCCGACATCAACGCCCGCAACGGACGCGTCATCGCCGCCTGGGCGCGGCGGCTCCCCGTGGCGGCCATCGTGACGACGGAGAGCGAGGATGCGGTGGGCCCCGGCGACCGGGTCGAGCCGCGAGAGCGAGACGCATTGCTGGGTGCGCTGCAGGACGTCAGGGTACGGATCGTGGAGCACCGGCGCACCCTCGAACAGGCCATGCGCACGGCTCTCGACATCGTACGCCCGGGCGACCTGCTGGTCTTCGCCGGGGCCCAGGCCCTCAACCAGGCCGCCTCGCTCTTCTGGCTCCACGAGAGGAACTCGCGCCTGCGCGGCCAACATCTTCCAGGGTCACAAGCCTCCAGCAGCACGTGCCGATGCAGCAGATAG
- a CDS encoding MetQ/NlpA family ABC transporter substrate-binding protein, which yields MRSRLFRVYEASAALAAVLLLAVGLTLATPAATFAGSGGAPKVVRIGATPVPHAEVLQFVKPILAREGIELRIIEFTDYVRPNLALAEGELDANYFQHIPYLETFSRDHGLDLTYIARVHIEPMGLYSRKVKKPSELRQGAVVAIPNDPTNGGRALQLLAEAGLIELKPNLGLSATVLDITANPKKLAIRELEAAQLPRALPDVDAAVINGNYALEAGLAPVRDAIFIEDVKAPHVSPLANVLAVRTKDKDDPVLREVARVLTSDDVRTFLQERYKGAVVPAF from the coding sequence ATGCGCAGCAGGCTGTTTCGAGTCTACGAGGCATCGGCGGCGCTGGCGGCCGTCTTGCTCCTGGCGGTAGGGTTGACGCTGGCGACGCCGGCGGCGACGTTCGCGGGGAGCGGCGGCGCGCCCAAAGTGGTGCGGATCGGGGCGACCCCGGTGCCCCACGCCGAGGTCTTGCAGTTCGTGAAGCCCATCCTGGCCCGGGAGGGCATCGAGCTGCGGATCATCGAGTTCACCGACTACGTGCGGCCCAACCTTGCGCTCGCCGAGGGCGAGCTGGACGCGAACTACTTCCAGCACATCCCGTACCTGGAGACGTTCTCCAGGGATCACGGCCTCGACCTCACCTACATTGCCCGTGTCCACATCGAGCCGATGGGGCTCTACTCGCGCAAGGTGAAAAAACCGTCTGAGCTTCGGCAGGGAGCGGTAGTGGCGATCCCCAACGATCCCACCAACGGCGGGAGGGCGCTTCAGCTGCTGGCGGAGGCCGGGCTCATCGAGCTCAAGCCGAACCTGGGGCTCAGCGCGACGGTGCTCGACATCACGGCCAACCCGAAGAAGCTGGCGATCCGGGAGCTCGAGGCGGCGCAGCTGCCGAGGGCCCTGCCGGACGTGGACGCAGCGGTCATCAATGGCAACTACGCCCTGGAGGCTGGATTGGCCCCGGTGCGCGATGCTATTTTCATCGAGGACGTCAAAGCTCCGCACGTAAGCCCGCTCGCCAATGTTCTGGCGGTGCGGACGAAAGATAAGGATGATCCGGTGCTCCGGGAGGTCGCGCGGGTACTGACGTCGGACGACGTCCGCACATTCCTCCAGGAGCGCTACAAGGGAGCCGTAGTGCCGGCGTTCTGA